The following proteins are encoded in a genomic region of Gimesia algae:
- a CDS encoding cupin domain-containing protein encodes MSIPHSQPGELVNVQPLGDALTSQKTYTISKTDDLELIRLILPAGKIIPTHRTPGQITVQCIEGQVLFSTMGQELNLEAGQLLFLLPGVPHSVQAVTDSSLLLTLVLQHK; translated from the coding sequence ATGTCGATTCCTCATAGTCAACCTGGAGAACTGGTGAATGTCCAACCTTTGGGTGATGCGTTGACCAGTCAGAAAACATATACCATTTCCAAGACAGACGACCTGGAACTGATCCGCCTGATTCTTCCCGCGGGCAAAATCATCCCTACACACAGAACACCAGGTCAGATCACGGTACAATGTATCGAAGGCCAGGTACTTTTTTCTACCATGGGTCAGGAACTGAATCTGGAAGCAGGTCAGTTGCTGTTTCTGCTTCCAGGAGTACCACACTCCGTACAGGCAGTGACAGACTCCTCACTCTTACTGACGTTGGTCCTGCAGCATAAATAG
- a CDS encoding TspO/MBR family protein: MNWLDWYNTLSKPDWTPEPSTISLIWQILYPIILISFGYVFIQVGKGSIPKVKAIPFVINLIANLSFTPLLFGLRNLPLATLDILIVWFSILWMAFSIWRHSRWVAFAQVPYFIWVSIATLLQISITYLNWKV; this comes from the coding sequence ATGAACTGGCTCGACTGGTACAACACACTTTCCAAACCCGACTGGACTCCAGAACCGTCAACAATCAGTCTGATCTGGCAGATTTTATATCCGATTATCCTGATCTCATTTGGATACGTATTTATCCAAGTGGGAAAAGGATCTATTCCCAAAGTGAAAGCGATCCCCTTTGTGATCAACTTGATCGCAAATCTGAGTTTTACGCCTCTGTTGTTCGGGCTCAGAAACTTACCACTGGCAACTCTGGATATTCTGATAGTCTGGTTTAGCATTCTCTGGATGGCTTTCTCGATCTGGCGTCATTCCCGTTGGGTGGCATTCGCTCAGGTCCCCTATTTCATCTGGGTTTCGATCGCTACCCTGCTGCAGATCAGTATCACTTATCTGAACTGGAAAGTCTGA
- a CDS encoding ArsR/SmtB family transcription factor, with protein MRIAWAIQLVEGTGEIFHFAGDGKVMSKDRLQSDLCAEKLKALGEPIRLRIIDLLRDGERAVSDIAEQLEEEVVNVSHHLGILYHAKLVTKRKEGRFVVYNLHPEVSAVSKAGKQHLDFGCCRLEVPDK; from the coding sequence ATGCGGATTGCCTGGGCAATTCAGCTGGTCGAAGGAACGGGGGAGATCTTTCATTTTGCGGGCGATGGTAAAGTTATGTCTAAAGATCGGCTCCAGTCCGACTTGTGTGCAGAGAAATTAAAAGCGCTGGGAGAACCCATTCGTCTGCGAATTATTGATCTGCTGCGAGATGGTGAGCGGGCTGTCAGTGATATCGCCGAACAACTGGAAGAAGAGGTCGTCAATGTCTCTCATCATCTGGGAATTCTGTATCATGCGAAACTGGTGACCAAACGCAAGGAAGGCCGCTTCGTAGTCTACAATCTGCATCCGGAAGTCTCAGCCGTCAGCAAAGCCGGGAAACAGCATCTCGACTTCGGCTGCTGCCGCCTGGAAGTCCCTGACAAATGA
- a CDS encoding DUF488 domain-containing protein encodes MPAKIQIKRIYEEPVESDGYRILADRLWPRGVAKADAHIDLWAKELAPSTELRKWFHAETRDYQEFSRRYRSELESNLTEIQGIIKKIEVSKFTLLTAVKDVEHSHVPILKKFLVKQLS; translated from the coding sequence ATGCCTGCGAAAATTCAGATCAAACGCATTTATGAAGAACCAGTCGAAAGTGATGGCTATCGGATTCTTGCTGATCGACTCTGGCCGCGCGGCGTGGCAAAAGCGGATGCCCACATTGATCTGTGGGCCAAAGAGCTGGCACCTTCCACCGAATTGCGGAAATGGTTTCACGCAGAAACGCGTGACTATCAAGAATTTTCCCGTCGGTACAGGAGCGAGTTAGAATCAAATCTTACTGAGATCCAGGGAATCATCAAGAAGATAGAAGTATCAAAATTCACACTGCTGACAGCCGTCAAGGATGTCGAACACAGCCATGTTCCGATCCTGAAAAAATTTCTGGTAAAACAGCTCTCTTAA